Within Mycobacterium heckeshornense, the genomic segment CGGTGCCGTGCGACACCACCGGAACCCTTCTGCCGTCGACGAAGATTCCTAAAATCGTTGCCTCAGAGGTTAATTCGTCAAAGCCGGTGAACTCGGTGGGCCCGGCGTCGACCAGTTCGCGGTAGGCGGAGAGGTCGGCGTGCGCGTGTTTGCGCGCCGCGGCGTCGGCCTGGGCGCGGCGGCGCTGCTCGGCCATCAGCTCGCGGAAGCCGGCCTCGTCGACTTGCAGGCCGGCTTCGGCGGCCATCTCCAGCGTGAGGTCGATCGGGAACCCGTAGGTGTCGTGCAGGGTGAAAGCATCCGCACCGGACAGCACGGTCGAGCCGGAGGCCTTGGTGGCGCCGGCCACCTCCTCGAACAGCCGCGACCCGGACGTCAGCGTGCGGTTGAACGCGGTCTCCTCGGCGACCGCGATGCGGTGGATGCGCTCGAAGTCGCTGACCAGCTCGGGATACGACGGGCCCATCGCGTCGCGCACGCATGCCATCAGCTCGCCGACGATCGGGCCCTCGATGCCCAGCAGTTTGGCCGAGCGGATCACCCGGCGCAGCAGCCGCCGCAACACGTAGCCGCGCCCGTCATTGCCGGGGCTGACCCCGTCGCCGATCAGGATCGCCGCGGTGCGGCTGTGGTCGGCGATGACGCGGTAGCGCACGTCGTCGTCGTGGTTGCCGACGTGATAAGGACGCGCGGCCAGGGTGGCCACTTTTTCTATGACGGGCCGCAGCAGGTCGGTCTCATAGACGTTGGGCACGCCCTGCAGCACGCACGCGACCCGCTCCACACCCATGCCGGTGTCGATGTTCTTGCGCGGCAACGAGCCGATGATCTCGAACTCGTCCTTGGTGCCCTCGCCGCGCTCGCTTTCCATGAACACCAGGTTCCACAGCTCGATGTAGCGGTCCTCGCTGACCACCGGACCGCCTTCCGGGCCGAATTCCGGCCCGCGGTCGTAGTAGATCTCCGACGACGGCCCGCACGGGCCGGGGATGCCCATCGACCAGAAGTTGTCGCCCATGCCCCGGCGCTGGATGCGCTCCGGCGGCAGCCCCGCCACCTCCTGCCACAGCTGAGCAGCCTCGTCGTCCTCGAGATAGACCGTGGCCCAAATCTTTTCAGGCTCTAACCCGTATCCCCCGTCTTCGACGGGATTGGTCAGCAGCTTCCAGGCCAGCTCGATCGCGCCGCGCTTGAAGTAGTCGCCGAACGAGAAATTGCCGGCCATCTGGAAAAACGTGTTGTGCCGGGTGGTGACACCGACCTCGTCGATATCGGGTGTGCGGATGCATTTTTGGATGCTGGTGGCGGTCGGATATGGCGGTGTGCGCTGACCCAGGAAGTACGGCACGAACTGGACCATGCCCGCGTTGACGAACAGCAAGTTGGGGTCGTCGAGGATCACCGAGGCGCTCGGCACCTCGGTATGGCCCGCCTTCACGAAGTGATCAAGAAACCGCTTCCTGATCTCGTGTGTCCGCACTGTTCCGCTTCCTTTTGCCACCACTGCGCGGCCTCATTTTCGACCGCATTACCCTACCGGGCCGGTTACCCGTGCTGAACGGCCAACGAACCGTGGCGCCCCGCGGTGCCGCAAACCGTCAACCGTCGACAAAGCTCAGCCGTACCTTCCGCCGCGGGTTGTCCCGGTTGAGGTCGACCAGGACCACGCTTTGCCAGGTGCCCAGCAGCGGCGCGCCGCCCTGCACCGGCACCGTCACCGAGGGGGCGACGATCGCGGGCAGCACGTGGTCGGCGCCGTGGCCTCGGGATCCGTGTGCGTGCCGGTAGCGGTCGTCCCGGGGCAGCAACCGCTCCAGGGTGTCGACGAGGTCGTCGTCGGACCCCGAGCCGGTTTCGATGATCGCCACACCCGCCGTCGCGTGCGGGACGAACACGTTGCATAGGCCATCCCGGTGGCCACCGCAAAACGAGCGCACCGCGCCGGTGAGATCGACGATCCGGCGACGCGCGGTGTCCACTTCCAGCACACTGGTATCCACGAGTCCCAGCCTACGAGCCGGGCGGACCCAGCTGCCAATCCCCGGCAAACCCATTGCCACGCTTCGTCGATGGGAGGAGAGTAAGACGGGCACCGGTGGCGCCACCGGGGCGCCACCACCGGATGGGTGAGGGGGTGGATCGTGTACGCACGCTCTACCACTATCCAGGCGCAACCCTCGTCAGTCGACGCCGGGATTGCGCATATTCGCGACGAGGTGATGCCCGCCCTGCAGGCCATCGACGGATGCGTCGGGGTGTCACTGTTGGTCGACCGGCAGTCCGGCAGATGTATCGCCACCAGCGCGTGGGAAAGCGACGAGGCGATGCACGCGAGCGCCGAGCGGATCCAGCCGATCCGCGACCGGGCGGCGCAGATCTTCGGAGGCCCCGCCACGGTCGAGGAGTGGGAGATCGCGACCCTGCACCGCGACCATCGCTCGCGTGAGGGTGCATGCGCGCGGGTGACCTGGGTAAAGGGCGATCCGGCCCGGATGGATCAAAACGTCGAATACTACAAGTCGGCCGTGCTGCCCGATCTGGAGAACCTCGAGGGTTTCTGCAGCGCCAGCCTTTTGATCAACCGCGCATCGGGGCGAGCGGTATCGTGCGCGACCTTCGACAGCCGCGACGCGATGGAGCGCAACAGGGAGCAGTCGATGTCGCTGAAGCGGGCCAAGATCAAAGAAGCGGGCGTTGAGGAGCTCGACGAGTGCGAGTTCGAGCTGGCGCTCGCCCATCTACGGGTGCCTGAGCTGGTCTGACCGACGCTAACGCGTAGCGCGACCGAACCGCGCCAGCGGATGTCGGCCGGCCAGGATTTCGTGCGCCAATTCCCGGCAAACCCATTGCGGGGGTTACCCGGCCGGTGAAAAGTAGGCAGTGGACCGGTGGCGCCGCCGGGGCGCCGCCCTGACGGGTGAGGGGGTCGACGGTGTACGCGCGCTCTACGACGATTGAGGCCCAACCATCGTTGATCGACGCGGGGATCGCGCATGTCCGCGACGAAGTGATGCCCGCTTTGGAACAAGTCGACGGGTGCGTCGGGGTGTCGCTGCTGGTCGATCGGGAGTCCGGCCGCTGCATCGCGACCAGCGCATGGGAGACCCAGGAGGCGATGCGGGCCAGCGCCGACCGGGTGCGGCCGGTGCGCGACCGGGCCGCTCAGGCCTTCGGGGGCAAACCGACCGTTGATGAATGGGAGATCGCGGTATTGCACCGCGACCACCGCTCGGGTCCGGGCGCCTGCGTGCGAGCGACCTGGCTCACGGTGCGGCCCGACCAGTTCGATCGCGCCATCGAGTTCTACCGGCAGTCGGTGTTACCCGACGTCGAAAGGCTCGAGGGGTTCTGCAGCGCCAGCCTGATGCTCGACCGCACCTCCTGGCGCGCCGTGGTGTCGTCGACCTTTGACAGCCTGGACACCATGCAGCGCAACCGGGACCGGGCCCGCTCGATCCGCACCAACGGGCTTCGTGACCTGGGCGCCGACCAGCTCGACGTCGGCGAGTTCGAACTCGCGATCGCCCACCTGCGGGTGCCCGAGTTGGTCTAAGGCAAAGAGTCGCCGGGAAATCCGCGGCAGGGGTGTACTTCGAACGTGAAGACCCCGGCTTGCACGCCGGGATCTTCGGTCATCGCCGCGGTGGTCTGCTCGACGGTGCCGGCGAACACCCCGACACCGCACAGCTCGGAGCCGTCGGTCACGGGCAGCACCACCGGCATGATGCCCTCGTGGCGCAGCCCGAAGTTGCGCCGGCCATGCTCCCAGATGATCGCCGGAGTGTCGTCACCGCCAAAGTTTGGGCCCCGCTTAAGGATGACGACGCTGTACGGCTTGGCGGTCGGCAGCAGTTCGTTCATCTCGTCGTCGGTGAACGTCTTCATGACCGCCCTTCCCCTTGCCCGCGGATGATTGCCCGCAGCCGCTGCAGCCGGCCGCCGATTTCGCGTTCCTTACCGTGCCCGGTGGGGTGGTAATAGTCCACGCCGACCAGTTCGTCGGGCGGATACTGTTGCGCGACAACACCACCGGGGTCGTCGTGGGAGTAGCGATACCCGACCGCGTTGCCCAGCGCCGCCGCGCCCGAATAGTGGCCGTCGCGCAGGTGGGCCGGCACCAGCCCGGCCTTGCCGGCGTGAACATCGGCCAGCGCGGCGCCCAGCGCGGTGGTCACCGCGTTGGACTTGGGCGCGGTGGCTAGGTGCACGGTGGCGTGCGCCAGCGTCAGCTGGGCCTCTGGCATGCCGATCAGCTGCACGGTGTGCGCGGCGGCCACCGCGGTCTGCAGGGCGGTGGGATCGGCCATCCCGATGTCCTCGCTGGCCAGGATCATCAGCCGGCGGGCGATGAACCGCGGATCTTCGCCGGCGATCAGCATCCGCGCCAAGTAGTGCAGCGCGGCGTCGACGTCGGAGCCGCGCACCGACTTGATGAACGCGCTGATCACGTCGTAGTGCTGGTCGCCGTCGCGGTCGTAGCGGACTGCGGCTTTGTCCAGGGATTTCTCGACGGCCTCGACGGTGACCGGGTTGGCGGCCTCCGCGGCCACCTCCAGTGCGGTCAGCGCGCGGCGCGCGTCGCCGGCCGCCAGCCGCACCAATAACTCGACGGCGTCGGGGTCGACGGGCACCCGCCCGGCCAGTCCGCGCGGATCGTCGATCGCGCGCCGCACCACCGCGCGCACGTCGTCGGCGGCCAGCGGGCGCAGCTGCAGGATCAGCGACCGCGACAGCAGCGGCGCGACGACCGAAAACGACGGGTTCTCCGTGGTCGCGGCCACCAGCAGCACGACCCGGTTCTCCACCGCCGACAGCAGCGCGTCCTGCTGGGTTTTGGAGAACCGGTGCACCTCGTCGATGAACAGCACGGTCTGTTCGCCGTGGGCGGCGGCTTTCCGAGCGATGTCGATGACCGCACGGACCTCCTTGACGCCGGCCGACAGCGCCGACAGCGCCTCGAAGCGGCGCCCGGTCGCCTGGGAGATCAGCGCGGCCAGCGTCGTTTTGCCGCTGCCCGGTGGCCCGTAGAGGATGACCGACGCGACCCCGGAGCCCTCGATCAGGCGGCGCAGCGGCGACCCGGGTTGCAGCAGATGGTCCTGCCCGACCAGCTCGTCGATGGTGGCCGGGCGCATCCGTACCGCCAGCGGAGCCGCGGCCCAAACCGCGGGGTCGCGGTCGCTCAGGCTGGGCGTACCGGGCAGGTCGAAGAGACCGTCGGACACCGTCTCAGGTTAACCACCGGCGGCGTCGCCGGGGCTGGGCTTTTGCGCGCCGGCTCCCGATGAACGGAACCGGGCATCAGCGGTCCGCGGCGGCGGGTGATGATCAACGGGTGACCAACCTTGCCGGGTACGGTCCGTGGGCGGTGATCGCCGGCGGATCAGAAGGCGTCGGCGCCGAATTCGCTCGGCAGCTCGCCGCCGCTGGGCTGAACCTGGTGCTGGTGGCGCGCAAACCGGGCCCGCTGGAGACCACCGCGAACGACTGCCGCGGGCGCGGCGTGCGGGTGCGCACGCTCGCACTGGATCTGGTGCAGCCCGGTGCGGTCAGCGAAATCATCACGGCGACAGGCGATCTCGAAGTCGGATTGCTGATTTACAACGCCGGGGCCAACACCTGCAGTGAGCAGTTCCTCGACGGCGACCTGGCCGATTTCCAGCGGGTCATCGACCTCAACATCACCGCGATGCTGGCGCTGGTCGCGCATTACGGCCGCCCGATGCGAACGCGGCGGCGCGGCGGCATTCTGCTCGTCGGCTCGATGGCCGGATACCTCGGGTCGATGCGGCACAGCGTGTACGGCGGGGTGAAGGCGTTCGGTCGCATCTTCGCCGAAAGCCTGTGGCTCGAACTGCGCGACCACAACGTGCACGTGCTCGAACTGGTACTAGGCGTCACCCGCACACCGGCGATGCAGCGGGCCGGGCTGAACTTCGACGTGCCCGGACTGCGGGTCGCCGACCCCGGCGACGTCGCCCGTGAAGGCCTCGAGCAGTTGCCACACGGCCCGGTGTATGTCGCCGGCGGTAACGCCGAGGACGCGGCGCGCCGCAACCACCCGGACCGGGCGAACGTCGTGCTTAGCACCCACCGGGTGATGCAGCAGCTGCTGGGAGCCGATTAAGACGCTGACCGAGTAGGAGTCACGATGACCGACGATCGCCTTACCGAACTCGAGCGACGCTTGCAGACAATCGAAGACGAACGCGCGATCGAGCGAATGATCGCGTCCTACGGTCCGTTGGTCGACGCGGGTCAATCCGCGGCGGCGGCCCGATTGTGGGCTGCCGACGGCGTTTACGATGTCGAAGGCTGGGTGATGAACAACCGCGACGACGTTGCGGCGATGGTTGCCTCCGATGCGCATCAGGGTTTGATCGGCCGGGGCGCCGCGCACTTTCTGGGCCCGGCCGTGGTCAGCGTTGCCGGCGACAAGGCCGTCGCGGTGTGCGAATCGCTGCTGGTGGTGCACCGCGACGACGGATACACGGTGTGGCGGGCCGGTGCCAACCACTTTGAGTTGCGACGCATCGATCACCGCTGGCAGATCACCGCCCGCGTGACCCGGCCGTTGGACGGGCGCGCGCAGGCGCGGGAGCTGCTCGCCGCCGGCGTGGCCGGGAGTCCGCGGTGAGCGGGACGCTGGCAGGCAAGGCCGCCGTGGTAACCGGAGCGGGGGCCGGCATCGGGGAAGGCATCGCCCGCCGCTTCGCCGCAGAAGGCGCCCGCGTCGTGGTAGCCGAAATCGACGCGGCCGCAGGCCAAGCCGTCGCACGCGACATCGGCGGGGTGTTCGTCGGTACCGATGTCGCCAACCGCTCCGACGTCGAAAACGCCGTGCAGACAGCGCTTTTTGAATACGGGTCGATCGACATTGTCGTCAACAACGCCTGGGGTGGCGGCAAGATCGGCCGAGTCGAGAACAAGACCGACGAGCAACTGGCGCACGGCATCGCGGTGGGCTACTACGGCCCATACTGGGCGATGCGAGCCGCGTTTCCCCACATGAAGGCGCGGGGCTGGGGCCGCGTGATCAACATGTGCAGCCTCAACGGCGTCAACGCCCACATGGGAACACTGGAATACAACGCCGCCAAGGAAGCGCTTCGCGCGCTGACCCGCACCGCCGCACGCGAATGGGCACCCACCGGCGTCACCGTCAACGCGATCTGCCCGGCGGCGAAGAGCCAAGCGTTCTTTCAGGCCATCGGGCAATACCCGCAGCTGGAGGCGATGGCCGATGCGGCCAACCCGATGGGCCGGCTCGGCGACCCGTACGACGACATCGCGCCGGTCGCGGTGTTTCTGGCCAGCGAAGGCTGCCGATACCTGACCGGAAACACTTTGTTCGTCGACGGCGGCAGCCACATCAACGGCGTCGCGTGGGCGCCCGACCTCGACGCGGACTAACGCCGGTCGGTCACCCGGCGCGGGTCACCTCGTCGATGACGGTGTGGATGAAACCCATCTTGTCCAGCACCGCGGCCGGCAGCACGAACGGGTAGAGGTCGTCGCGTCCCATCGAGCGGTTGACCATGTTCAGCGACCACGACAGCGGCAGCCACATTTCGATGATTTTCCGGAAAGCGCTGGGCCCCAAGGGCGGACGCTCGAACGTGGCTGCCGCCGGGGCAAGCCCGCAGGACGCCGAGGTGTCGAGGGCGTCGCGAATGTGCAAATAGTGGGCGAAGGTTTCGGCCCAATCCTCGCTGGGGTGCATGGTGGCATACGACGACACGAACCGCTCCTCCCAGCCGCCGGGCGCGCCCTCGCGGTAATGCCGCTCCAGCGCGGCCTGGTAGTCGGTGTCGGGGTCGCCGAACAGCTCGCGAAACCGGGCCAGGTAATCCGGTGACGGGTCGATCAGCCGGTAGAAGTAGTAGTGGCCGATCTCGTGGCGGAAGTGCCCGAGCAGGGTGCGGTAAGGCTCGCCCATCTCGACGCGCAGCTGCTCGCGGTGCACGTCGTCACCCTCGGCCAAATCCAGGGTGATGACGCCGTTGTGGTGTCCGGTCAGCACCTGCTGGTGTTCGCTGGAGAGCAGGTCGAACGCCAGCCCGTGGTCGGGGTCGCGGTCGCGTCCGATGATCGGCAGCTTCAGCTCGTAGAGCTCGGCAATCAGCCGTCGTTTGGCCCGCTCGGCGCGCGCAAAGGCGGCCAGCGCCTTGGTGTCGGAGTCGTTGGGCCGACAACGGGTCAGCTCGCAGGACGCACAAAGCCCACCCGCCTTGATGGGCACCAACCAATTGCATTCCGCCAGATGCATATTGGCGCACAGCTGGTATTCGGTTGCGCTCACGGTGCCAGCGTGACCGCGCTGGGAGCCGTCGGTGATCACCAGCAACGCCATGTCGGTGAGCGAAAAACCCAGCGCGGAACCGCACGACAAACACACCGAGTTCTCGAACGTCAAGCGCTGACCACAGATGGGGCACACGAAGTCACGCATGCAACAGCCCCCCGGCGCAGGGCACCACGTCGACGGCGACGTCGATCTCGCTGTTTTCGGAGTTGGTGTAAATGATGCCGCGGAGCGGCGGCACATCGGCATAGTCGCGACCCTGGCCGACCACGATGTAACGTTCGTCGACCAGCTGGTTGTTGGTGGGATCCATTCCCAGCCAACGGTTTTCCGGTGTCCACACTTCCACCCAGGCGTGGGTGGCGTCGATACCGACCATTCGCTCCTTGCCCGGCGGCGGGTCGGTGGCCAGATAACCCGACACATAGCGCGCGGCCAGCCCGTTGGCCCGCAGACAAGCGATCGCCAGCCGGGTGAAGTCCTGGCAGACCCCCTCGCGCGCCACCAGCATCTCGTGGACCCCGGTGGACACCGTCGTCGAGCCGGAGCGGTAGGTGAAGTCGGCCTGGATGCGCGACGCCAGGTCGCCCAGCACGTCGATCAGCGGGCGCCGCGGAGCGAAGCTCGAGGCGGCATAGTCGCGTACCTCGTCGGTGATCTCCGGCGGATCCAGGTCGAGGGTGAACTCGATGGCCAGTGCGCCGCCGGGCCCCGCGGGGCGGGCGTCCTCCCACGGGGCCCGCGCCGGTCCGCTGCGGTACAGCTCGGCAGGCGGCGGATCGACTTCGACGACCGAGTCGCTGGTGACGGTCAGGATCCGGTGCGCCTCGGT encodes:
- a CDS encoding replication-associated recombination protein A, with the protein product MSDGLFDLPGTPSLSDRDPAVWAAAPLAVRMRPATIDELVGQDHLLQPGSPLRRLIEGSGVASVILYGPPGSGKTTLAALISQATGRRFEALSALSAGVKEVRAVIDIARKAAAHGEQTVLFIDEVHRFSKTQQDALLSAVENRVVLLVAATTENPSFSVVAPLLSRSLILQLRPLAADDVRAVVRRAIDDPRGLAGRVPVDPDAVELLVRLAAGDARRALTALEVAAEAANPVTVEAVEKSLDKAAVRYDRDGDQHYDVISAFIKSVRGSDVDAALHYLARMLIAGEDPRFIARRLMILASEDIGMADPTALQTAVAAAHTVQLIGMPEAQLTLAHATVHLATAPKSNAVTTALGAALADVHAGKAGLVPAHLRDGHYSGAAALGNAVGYRYSHDDPGGVVAQQYPPDELVGVDYYHPTGHGKEREIGGRLQRLRAIIRGQGEGRS
- a CDS encoding transglutaminase family protein, producing MTSPQGPRRYRVTHRTEYRYSDVVTSSYGRGFLTPRDLPGQRCLSHGLRIEPPPADSSLSPDVYGNISSYFHVTEAHRILTVTSDSVVEVDPPPAELYRSGPARAPWEDARPAGPGGALAIEFTLDLDPPEITDEVRDYAASSFAPRRPLIDVLGDLASRIQADFTYRSGSTTVSTGVHEMLVAREGVCQDFTRLAIACLRANGLAARYVSGYLATDPPPGKERMVGIDATHAWVEVWTPENRWLGMDPTNNQLVDERYIVVGQGRDYADVPPLRGIIYTNSENSEIDVAVDVVPCAGGLLHA
- a CDS encoding nuclear transport factor 2 family protein is translated as MTDDRLTELERRLQTIEDERAIERMIASYGPLVDAGQSAAAARLWAADGVYDVEGWVMNNRDDVAAMVASDAHQGLIGRGAAHFLGPAVVSVAGDKAVAVCESLLVVHRDDGYTVWRAGANHFELRRIDHRWQITARVTRPLDGRAQARELLAAGVAGSPR
- the alaS gene encoding alanine--tRNA ligase, with amino-acid sequence MRTHEIRKRFLDHFVKAGHTEVPSASVILDDPNLLFVNAGMVQFVPYFLGQRTPPYPTATSIQKCIRTPDIDEVGVTTRHNTFFQMAGNFSFGDYFKRGAIELAWKLLTNPVEDGGYGLEPEKIWATVYLEDDEAAQLWQEVAGLPPERIQRRGMGDNFWSMGIPGPCGPSSEIYYDRGPEFGPEGGPVVSEDRYIELWNLVFMESERGEGTKDEFEIIGSLPRKNIDTGMGVERVACVLQGVPNVYETDLLRPVIEKVATLAARPYHVGNHDDDVRYRVIADHSRTAAILIGDGVSPGNDGRGYVLRRLLRRVIRSAKLLGIEGPIVGELMACVRDAMGPSYPELVSDFERIHRIAVAEETAFNRTLTSGSRLFEEVAGATKASGSTVLSGADAFTLHDTYGFPIDLTLEMAAEAGLQVDEAGFRELMAEQRRRAQADAAARKHAHADLSAYRELVDAGPTEFTGFDELTSEATILGIFVDGRRVPVVSHGTDGAHRVELVLDRTPLYAESGGQLADAGSITGTGASESARAAVTDVQKIAHTLWVHRVNVESGEFVEGDTVVAAVDPDWRKGATQGHSGTHMVHAALRQVLGPNAVQAGSLNRPGYLRFDFNWQGPLTQQQLGQVEEVTNQAVQADYEVHTFTEQLDKAKAMGALALFGERYPEIVRVVEIGGPFSLELCGGTHVHNSAQIGPVTILGESSVGSGVRRVEAYVGLESFRHLAKERALMAGLAATLKVPSEEVPARVANLVERLKAAEKELERMRLATARAAAANAAAGAERIGNVRVVAQRMSGEMTAADLRALAGDIRGKLGTEAAVVALIAAGDGNTVPYVVATNSAAQDLGIRADDLVRSLSAVVDGRGGGKPDLAQGSGKNPSGIDAALDAVRAEIARVG
- a CDS encoding antibiotic biosynthesis monooxygenase, whose translation is MYARSTTIQAQPSSVDAGIAHIRDEVMPALQAIDGCVGVSLLVDRQSGRCIATSAWESDEAMHASAERIQPIRDRAAQIFGGPATVEEWEIATLHRDHRSREGACARVTWVKGDPARMDQNVEYYKSAVLPDLENLEGFCSASLLINRASGRAVSCATFDSRDAMERNREQSMSLKRAKIKEAGVEELDECEFELALAHLRVPELV
- a CDS encoding secondary thiamine-phosphate synthase enzyme YjbQ; translation: MLEVDTARRRIVDLTGAVRSFCGGHRDGLCNVFVPHATAGVAIIETGSGSDDDLVDTLERLLPRDDRYRHAHGSRGHGADHVLPAIVAPSVTVPVQGGAPLLGTWQSVVLVDLNRDNPRRKVRLSFVDG
- a CDS encoding SDR family NAD(P)-dependent oxidoreductase, which codes for MSGTLAGKAAVVTGAGAGIGEGIARRFAAEGARVVVAEIDAAAGQAVARDIGGVFVGTDVANRSDVENAVQTALFEYGSIDIVVNNAWGGGKIGRVENKTDEQLAHGIAVGYYGPYWAMRAAFPHMKARGWGRVINMCSLNGVNAHMGTLEYNAAKEALRALTRTAAREWAPTGVTVNAICPAAKSQAFFQAIGQYPQLEAMADAANPMGRLGDPYDDIAPVAVFLASEGCRYLTGNTLFVDGGSHINGVAWAPDLDAD
- a CDS encoding SDR family NAD(P)-dependent oxidoreductase, with product MTNLAGYGPWAVIAGGSEGVGAEFARQLAAAGLNLVLVARKPGPLETTANDCRGRGVRVRTLALDLVQPGAVSEIITATGDLEVGLLIYNAGANTCSEQFLDGDLADFQRVIDLNITAMLALVAHYGRPMRTRRRGGILLVGSMAGYLGSMRHSVYGGVKAFGRIFAESLWLELRDHNVHVLELVLGVTRTPAMQRAGLNFDVPGLRVADPGDVAREGLEQLPHGPVYVAGGNAEDAARRNHPDRANVVLSTHRVMQQLLGAD
- a CDS encoding antibiotic biosynthesis monooxygenase, which encodes MYARSTTIEAQPSLIDAGIAHVRDEVMPALEQVDGCVGVSLLVDRESGRCIATSAWETQEAMRASADRVRPVRDRAAQAFGGKPTVDEWEIAVLHRDHRSGPGACVRATWLTVRPDQFDRAIEFYRQSVLPDVERLEGFCSASLMLDRTSWRAVVSSTFDSLDTMQRNRDRARSIRTNGLRDLGADQLDVGEFELAIAHLRVPELV
- a CDS encoding putative zinc-binding metallopeptidase translates to MRDFVCPICGQRLTFENSVCLSCGSALGFSLTDMALLVITDGSQRGHAGTVSATEYQLCANMHLAECNWLVPIKAGGLCASCELTRCRPNDSDTKALAAFARAERAKRRLIAELYELKLPIIGRDRDPDHGLAFDLLSSEHQQVLTGHHNGVITLDLAEGDDVHREQLRVEMGEPYRTLLGHFRHEIGHYYFYRLIDPSPDYLARFRELFGDPDTDYQAALERHYREGAPGGWEERFVSSYATMHPSEDWAETFAHYLHIRDALDTSASCGLAPAAATFERPPLGPSAFRKIIEMWLPLSWSLNMVNRSMGRDDLYPFVLPAAVLDKMGFIHTVIDEVTRAG